In Nostoc sp. CENA543, a single genomic region encodes these proteins:
- a CDS encoding iron-containing alcohol dehydrogenase family protein produces MSNQISTPALSTQTSTSLLTLAVAPAKVMRGSNILSAAALEIAKLGSRPLIVAGNSTIAIAQEILQPILEQHNLYVTPVSYGADCAETSLKSLRKAAKEHKADVIIGVGGGKALDTAKLVAHQLQLPIATIPTSAATCAAWTALSNVYSESGAFLYDVALSRCPDLVILDYDLVKTAPPHTLVAGIGDAIAKWYEASVSSGHLEQTLIIAAVQQARVLRDILFQKSAAALENPGSEVWQEVVDASVLLAGVIGGLGGAQCRTVAAHAVHNGLTHIAGHSSIHGEKVAFGILVQLRLEEMVQGNQLAAASRQQLLKFYAEIGLPQKLADLGLGNITLGELQTAAEVALAPESDIHRLPFKVALEQLMAAMVSTTAPTESRDLVNRVSTRETSNEIMTNS; encoded by the coding sequence ATGTCTAATCAAATATCTACTCCAGCCTTGTCTACTCAAACTTCCACTTCTCTACTCACGCTAGCAGTAGCCCCTGCCAAAGTGATGCGTGGGTCAAATATATTGTCCGCCGCAGCTTTAGAAATTGCCAAGTTAGGCAGCCGTCCGTTAATTGTGGCAGGCAATAGCACTATTGCGATCGCCCAGGAAATTTTACAGCCAATTTTAGAACAGCACAATCTCTATGTCACCCCTGTTTCCTATGGTGCAGATTGTGCCGAAACTAGCCTAAAATCACTGAGAAAGGCAGCTAAAGAACATAAAGCCGATGTAATTATCGGTGTGGGTGGCGGTAAGGCTTTAGATACAGCCAAATTAGTTGCCCATCAATTACAGTTACCCATCGCTACTATCCCCACCTCAGCCGCTACCTGTGCCGCTTGGACAGCTTTATCGAATGTCTATTCTGAGTCGGGGGCATTTTTGTATGATGTGGCTTTGTCTCGCTGTCCTGATTTGGTTATCCTGGACTACGATTTAGTGAAAACTGCCCCACCACATACTTTAGTAGCAGGAATTGGGGATGCGATCGCTAAATGGTATGAAGCATCTGTTAGCAGTGGGCATTTAGAACAGACTTTAATTATCGCCGCCGTCCAACAGGCGCGAGTCTTACGGGATATCTTATTTCAAAAGTCAGCCGCCGCCTTGGAAAATCCAGGGAGTGAAGTTTGGCAAGAAGTTGTAGACGCTTCCGTCTTACTAGCTGGGGTAATTGGTGGCTTGGGTGGGGCGCAATGCCGCACTGTGGCTGCTCATGCGGTGCATAATGGGTTAACGCACATAGCCGGACACAGCAGCATCCACGGGGAAAAAGTCGCCTTCGGCATTTTAGTGCAGCTGCGTTTAGAAGAAATGGTACAAGGTAATCAATTAGCAGCCGCATCCAGACAACAATTATTAAAGTTTTACGCAGAGATTGGACTGCCGCAAAAATTAGCAGATTTGGGTTTAGGGAACATTACCCTGGGTGAGTTACAAACAGCCGCCGAAGTCGCGTTAGCACCTGAATCTGATATTCATCGACTCCCATTTAAGGTTGCATTAGAACAGTTAATGGCGGCGATGGTTTCTACCACTGCACCGACAGAAAGTAGAGACTTAGTAAATCGTGTCTCCACCAGGGAAACAAGTAATGAAATCATGACTAATTCTTAA
- a CDS encoding Ycf51 family protein, giving the protein MLTTAEFLQYTQWSGIATLVFAALAILAFLFKWGIRFRLVGTTGFMLVLTAGLFALSIVPLSRTVIPGAVRYTLVYDNGSNQAVIATSPQISPDEVEATLLQAASNLYSFGRGGRNGDNQLIIRARTIIHPEPGLSIPVYLGEARRSLVSREDQNLSVEIYPEKFAQLPKSDA; this is encoded by the coding sequence ATGCTTACAACAGCTGAATTTCTGCAATACACTCAATGGTCAGGTATTGCCACACTGGTATTTGCTGCTTTAGCAATATTAGCTTTTTTGTTTAAATGGGGTATCCGCTTTCGGCTAGTAGGTACAACTGGTTTTATGTTGGTGCTAACTGCTGGTTTGTTTGCCCTGTCGATAGTCCCTTTAAGCCGTACCGTGATTCCTGGCGCGGTTAGATATACCCTAGTTTATGATAATGGCTCAAATCAAGCTGTCATTGCCACATCACCGCAGATTTCACCGGATGAAGTAGAAGCTACCTTACTGCAAGCGGCTAGTAATCTCTATTCTTTCGGGCGTGGGGGTAGAAATGGTGATAATCAGCTAATAATTCGGGCGCGTACCATTATTCACCCAGAACCAGGCTTATCTATTCCAGTGTACTTAGGTGAAGCTAGGCGATCGCTCGTGAGTCGTGAAGACCAAAATTTAAGCGTGGAAATATATCCCGAAAAGTTCGCTCAACTGCCCAAATCTGATGCTTAA
- a CDS encoding O-antigen ligase, with translation MLGVSLKLGFDRYSPHNLQLPWKLLQIGLLIFPLSPFLGAVSIGFATLFSWLRQNRKIIHTPINQGFAVFTILLLISSSLAVDKPAAFIGLFNLLPFFLVFAGLSALIQTGNQLKRLAWIFVIGSVPVLIMGFGQLFFGWTSQLQILVLDVAIASGGNPPGRMSSIFMHANIFAAYLAIVFTLGLGLLLERGIGDWRLGTGKRYKSLLRNPYYWLPLILVADFAALILTNSRNGWAIAILACLAFALYQGWRLLVGAVTGIVASVLLAAFAPAPVAQLFRRIVPAFFWARLNDELYPDRPVALMRKTQWQFAWSLTQQHPWTGWGLRNFSALYKAHMNIDLGHPHNLFLMLSAETGLPATLLFFGLLGWILFSGIQLLQKSHSLITENRVIIFSYLVVLIEWLLFNTVDVTLFDFRLNTISWLLLAAVSGITYHHYQHDARKHEIGNSK, from the coding sequence ATGTTGGGAGTTAGCTTGAAGTTAGGTTTTGATCGTTATTCCCCTCATAATCTGCAATTACCCTGGAAATTACTGCAAATCGGGCTATTAATATTCCCATTAAGCCCTTTTTTGGGAGCTGTAAGTATAGGATTTGCCACTCTATTTAGTTGGTTGCGCCAAAACCGCAAAATTATCCACACTCCCATTAATCAGGGCTTTGCAGTTTTTACTATCCTATTGCTGATATCTTCTAGCTTGGCAGTAGATAAACCAGCCGCTTTTATTGGTTTATTTAATTTACTGCCGTTTTTTTTGGTGTTTGCTGGGTTGAGTGCCTTAATTCAAACGGGTAATCAATTAAAACGTCTAGCCTGGATTTTTGTGATTGGTTCTGTCCCAGTTTTAATCATGGGTTTTGGACAGTTGTTTTTTGGCTGGACATCCCAGTTACAAATTTTAGTCCTAGATGTGGCGATCGCATCCGGTGGCAATCCCCCAGGGAGAATGTCGTCTATTTTCATGCACGCCAACATTTTTGCAGCTTATTTAGCGATTGTCTTCACTTTGGGATTAGGGTTATTGCTAGAAAGGGGGATTGGGGATTGGAGACTAGGAACTGGGAAACGCTATAAATCCTTACTGCGTAATCCTTATTATTGGCTGCCATTGATTTTAGTGGCTGATTTTGCAGCTTTGATTTTAACTAATTCGCGTAACGGATGGGCGATCGCGATCCTTGCCTGTTTAGCCTTTGCACTATATCAAGGTTGGCGTTTACTGGTGGGCGCGGTGACTGGAATTGTCGCTAGTGTTTTATTAGCAGCTTTTGCACCTGCGCCAGTAGCCCAATTATTTCGTCGCATTGTCCCCGCTTTCTTTTGGGCTAGGCTCAATGATGAACTATACCCAGACCGGCCAGTGGCTTTAATGCGAAAAACTCAATGGCAATTTGCTTGGTCTTTGACTCAGCAACATCCGTGGACAGGGTGGGGTTTACGTAATTTTTCCGCCCTCTACAAAGCGCACATGAATATCGATTTGGGACACCCCCATAATTTATTTTTGATGCTTTCCGCCGAAACCGGATTACCAGCTACTTTATTATTTTTTGGCTTACTAGGCTGGATATTATTTTCCGGTATCCAACTTCTGCAAAAATCCCATTCTCTAATTACAGAAAATCGAGTAATCATTTTTAGCTATCTTGTAGTTTTGATAGAATGGCTGCTATTTAATACAGTTGATGTGACTCTTTTTGATTTCCGATTAAACACGATATCTTGGTTATTATTGGCGGCTGTTTCTGGAATTACGTATCACCACTATCAGCATGATGCTAGAAAACATGAAATAGGAAACAGTAAGTAG
- a CDS encoding YaaW family protein, with protein sequence MDELRAALELASEDELQDLTAILFSKKFNPLDYLQTPEPIEVQSQNRRAWLDSLEGRFRFLAADGMTVLRGRTNQVTYRQALIQVCKYLKIPYSVNLTTIDLEAEVFLYLLGQVWKKLPDNEKQKLTVQFHNQLAKSEHSEPLPPLLQHDPLGLLLKGGSALAVTSVVKPFILQQIARQFAIHFATYQVAKDAVIAGSQAATAQFQSYVTLQMARRGMALNAARYTAVRSVFALVGPMMWTWFFADLGWRMITTNYGRIIPTIFALAQIRLTRSECWELA encoded by the coding sequence TTGGATGAGCTAAGGGCGGCGTTAGAGTTAGCCAGCGAAGATGAATTGCAAGATTTAACAGCAATTTTGTTTAGTAAGAAGTTTAATCCTTTAGATTATCTCCAAACGCCTGAACCTATCGAAGTTCAAAGCCAAAATCGTCGTGCTTGGCTGGACTCCTTAGAAGGTCGCTTTCGCTTTTTAGCCGCAGACGGAATGACAGTTTTACGTGGACGTACAAACCAAGTTACTTACCGTCAAGCACTAATTCAAGTCTGTAAATACTTAAAAATTCCTTATTCTGTCAATTTAACAACTATAGATTTAGAAGCAGAAGTATTTTTATATCTGCTAGGACAAGTTTGGAAAAAACTACCAGATAATGAAAAACAAAAATTGACTGTACAATTTCACAATCAACTAGCAAAATCAGAACATTCAGAACCTCTACCACCTTTATTACAACATGATCCATTGGGTTTACTGCTAAAAGGTGGTAGTGCTTTAGCTGTAACATCTGTAGTTAAGCCCTTCATCCTACAACAAATTGCCCGACAATTCGCCATTCACTTTGCCACCTATCAAGTAGCTAAAGATGCTGTGATTGCAGGTTCTCAAGCCGCAACTGCACAGTTTCAAAGCTATGTCACATTGCAAATGGCACGTCGAGGTATGGCTTTGAATGCTGCACGTTATACAGCAGTTCGCAGTGTCTTTGCTTTGGTAGGGCCGATGATGTGGACTTGGTTCTTTGCAGACTTGGGTTGGAGAATGATTACCACTAACTATGGTCGAATCATCCCCACTATTTTTGCTTTGGCGCAAATTCGTCTCACCCGTAGCGAATGTTGGGAGTTAGCTTGA